Sequence from the Nocardiopsis sp. YSL2 genome:
CCTCGCGGGTGACACCGGCGCGGCCGATCGTGGCCACGGTGTCGTTCGAGGGCTCGGCGTAGCCCTCGGGGACCTCGCCCTTGGAGTTGTACAGGCCCAGGTTCTCCAGGAACAGGACCGGGTCGTCGTCGCGGATGGCCGCGCGCAGCATCGACGAGGCCTCGGCGGGCGTACTGGGCGCCATCACCTTGAGGCCGGGGATGAAGGAGTAGAACAGCTCGATGTTCTGCGAGTGCGTGGCACCGAGCTGCTGGCCGCCGCCACCGGGGGTGCGGATGACCATGGGAACGCTGGTCTGGCCGCCGAACATCCCGTAGATCTTGGCGGCGTGGTTGATGATCTGGTCGATGGCGATCAGCGAGAAGTTGATCGTCATCAGCTCGACGACCGGGCGCAGGCCCAGCATGGCCGCGCCGATGGCGGCGCCGACGAACCCCTCCTCGGCGATGGGGGTGTCCTTGACCCGCCGGGGGCCGAACTCCTTGAGGAGGCCCTCGGTGATCTTGTAGGAGCCCTCGAAGACACCGATCTCCTCGCCCATGACGAGGACGTTCTCGTCCCGCACCATTTCGGCGCGGAGCGTGTCCCGCAGAGCCTGGCGGTATGTGATCACAGACATGTGCTCGTTCCTTCTCTACTCTGCGAACACCGGGTCGGCGGGCATACGCCGCGACTCGTTGGGCACCGGGCTGGCGTACGTGTAGTCGAAGAGCGTGGACACGTCCGGGTGCGGGCTGTTCTCCGCGAAGTCGGCGGCCTCGGCGACCTCGGCCTTGACCGACGCGGCGATCTCGTCGCGCAGCTCGTCGGTGAGCAGGCCCGCCTTGGCGAGCTTCTCGCCGAACAGGTGGATGGGGTCGTTCTCGTCGGCCTTGGCCTCGTCGCGCTGCTCCTCGGTGCGGTACTTGGCCGGGTCGACGACGGAGTGGCCCTTCTGCCGGTAGCTCCAGGCCTCCAGCAGGAACGGCGTCTGCTCGGTGCGCGCGCGCTCGATGAGGCGGCTCGCGGTGTCGCGGACGGCCAGCACGTCGCGGCCGTCCACGCGCTCGCCCTCGATGCGGAAGGCGGCGCCGCGCTTGTACAGCTCGGGCTCGGCGGAGGACATCTCCACGGTGGTGCCCATGCCGGTGAAGTTGTTGATCACCACGAAGACGATGGGCAGGTTCCACAGCTTGGCGATGTTCAGCGACTCGTGCCAGGCGCCGATGTTGGTGGTGCCGTCGCCCATCTGGCACATGACGACCTCGTCGCCGCCCCGGTAGGAGATGGCCAGCGCGGCACCGGTGGCCAGCGGGAGCTGACCGCCGACGATGCCGTAACCGCCGAGCATCCGGGTCTCGGTGTCGTACATGTGCATGGAGCCGCCCCAGCCCTTGGACACGCCGTCGGAGCGCCCGTAGAGCTCGGCCATGACCCGCTTGGGGTCCATGCCCTTGCCGATCGCGTAACCGTGGTCACGGTAGTTCGTGAAGAGGTAGTCGCGCTCCTGGAGGGCGGTCATCAGACCGATGACCGTGGCCTCCTCACCGAGGTTGAGGTGGCAGTAGCCACCGATCCGGGCCTGGGTGTAGGCCTGGCCGGTGCGCTGCTCGAACTGCCGGACGAACACCATCTGGCGGTAGTAGTCGAGCAGGACCTCCGGCTTCTCGTCGCCGAGGCCGGGGGAGGTGTCCTTGCGGCCGCGCCGCCGGGACGTGGAGGCCCGGGCGGTGCCGCCCTTCGGCTTGGCCGTGTCAGCCATGGTGTGCCTTTCTTCGTGCGAGAGGCCTCCCGCCCCCGTCCTGTGGGTCGGGGGCGCGGGGCCCGTCGTGGTCGCGCTGTCGGGCGCGGCCGTGACGTGCGTCGCCACCGGGCTCAATCGGTGGCGACGCTCTTGTGGCTGTTGCGGGGCGCGTCTCGGGGACCGTGGCTCGTCCTCCCCGGACGCGAAGCGCTGATGGGGTCTCGTGTGCAGTTGTCGCCCGGACCCCTGACCGCATAGCTTCCCGGTCTGTCCTGCCCTATGCATGTGCCTGTCGGCGTGGCAGTGTCGGGTGCGAGGGTTCGTCCACCGGCCGGATGAACGAGTCCGCCGCCCGAGGGGCACGCGCGTCCGTGTGACGTGTGTCGCGCACACTCTACGGTCTGATCGATGATCGATCAATACGACTTTACGGCAGATGACCGGAGTTCGGCGCGACGGGGGTGGTCACGCCCCAAGCGGCTCACCGGGGGCGGGATCGGGCGGGATCGGGCGGGATCGGGCGGAGACCTCGGAGGGAAGTCCGTGGACGTGGGCAGTGTGACGGGGGAGGCGTGGACGGGGTCCGTGCGCTCAGCCCGCGCCGCCATGCGACTTCAGGGCCGCTTCCACGTAGTTGAGGACGTGGTCGCTGAGCATCTGGCCCACCCGGGGATCGCCCTCGCGGAAGGCCCGAGTGATCTGGTCGTGGTCGGCGGCCTTGGCGTGCAGCCGCATGTCCAGCCAGCGCACGGACAGCGCGGTCCACACCTCCACGCCCAACGACTCCCAGGTGTGCAGCAGCACGCTGTTGTCGGCGGCGCGCACGACCTCGCGGTGGAACTCCACGCTGTGCCGGATCTGCTCGGAGACGTCGCCCAGGGCGGTCGCCCGCTTGAGTGCCTCGACCTCGTGTTCGAGCCGGCTCGCGTCCTCGGCCAGCCGGGGCGCGGCCAACTGGGCGGCCACGAGCTCAAGCCCGGCGCGGACGGGGTAGATCTCCGCCATGTCCTGCACCCCGAAGGCGCGCACGCGGGCGCCCTTGTTGGGCACGGTCTCGATGAGGCGCAGGGTCTCCAGCTCGCGCAGGGCCTCGCGGACCGGAGCCTGGCTCACCTTCAGTTCGGTGGCGATGCGGCGCTCGACGATCCGCTCACCGGGCTTCCAGCGGCCGGACAGCAGACCCTCGACCAGGACCTGCCGGATCTGTTCCCGGAGCGGCTCACGGGCCAGCTTCGAGGGATCATCCGGCAACCGGGGCAGGTCGACCATCCAGGGCCCTTCCGTTCCTCGACTCTCACGCGCTCCGCGCGCCGGCCGGTCCTCTCCATGTCGTACAAGCTCCTTGAAGAGTGCCACACGCGCACGGGTCGAGCAGACCGCAGGCCTCGAAGCGCTAACGGAACGCTCACGAAACGGTCGCACGGCGGTGAACCGTCGCGGTCCACTCCGGGTGCGGCGGGCAAAGTCCGTGGTGGAAGGGTCACACTTGGCCGAGCACGGCCTCAGATGGAAGGAGTGTCCAGGTAGGCTCATCTGTCGGCAATGTCCGCCTTCCGCGGTGAGTGATCCGGCTCACGGATGGCGGATCCGATGAGAGCGCCCTGACCTGCGCCAACGAGTACAGACCGAGAAACGGCGCCCGATGCGCCGCCATCCGGTCGCCTTGGACGTCGAGCCTGCCAGCGGCCGGGCACGAAAACGTGAACCGGTCCGAAGGTTCGACCGTCGAACGGGGTGAGGCGGCAAGCGCCGCCGACCACACGCATCCCGAGTCGGCCCTGAGGACGTCAGGATCAGTTCCAACAGCATCGGCTGGCCAGTGCCCCCGCGCTCACCAAGTGCCACAGGCAAGCCCACGACATGTGAGACAGCACTGAGCACATGACGCACTCTTCGCGGACCCGGCACCTGCGGTCCAGGCAGTCCACACAACCACATGACAGACAGGTCCCGCCGGCGGGACCCTACAGCGGTCCGATCCCGGTCGTCCGCGTGACGAACCACGACCCGGGCCGACCCGTCGTGCGCGCGGTCACGTGGCCGAGTGTGAGCGAGATCGCATGGGGCCTGGCCTCGGACCGGATCGCCATCATGCTGGCCGTGGCGCTCATCGTGATGACCATGCTCGCGGCGGGGCCCCTCCACCCCGTCGACAACTTCCTCAACGAGCTGCCCAGGCCCTTCTTCGACCTCCTGCGCGAGCCGCTGATCTTCTGGCCGGACACCGTGGCCTCCCGTATGGTCGCGCTGCCGGTCCTGGGGGTCACCGCGGTCCAACTGGCGTACTGGCACCGCAGTTGGCGGCCGATCGTCCTGAGCGCGGTCGGGGTGTTCGGCATGATGTCGTTCGTCTCCGTGATCAAGCTCGCCTCCAGCCGGGGGCACGCCAAGAACTACGACCCGGACTTCTTCGCCGGCCCGGGCAACGTCGCGTTCCCGTCCGGGCACGGGGCCAACGCCATCCTCATCTACGGGCTGGTGCTGTTCCTGATCATCCGGTTCGGCGCGGCCCGACCGCACGTGATCCGCGGGCTGGCCTTCTGCATCGTCGGTATCGCGCTGCTACAGGCGACGGTCTCGATCTACCTGCACTTCCACTGGTTCACCGACCTGGTGGCGGGGATGATCGCCGGCGGGTTCGCGCTGCGGGTGACCATCAGGCTGGACCGGATGTTCCCGCACGGACGGACGGTGGAGTGGTGGCCCTGGTACGGAGAAGGCGACCGGGCCGCCGACGACCGCTGACCCCGCGTCGGGGGTCAGTCGGTGGGCGGGCGCCAGCCGAAGGCCGCGTCCGCCGGGCCGTAGAACAGCGACGGTGCCACCCGGCCGACCAGACGGATCCCGGTGTCGCGCAGCGCTCGGGCCGCGGGGTGGCGGAGCGCGCTCATCCGGCCGACCGCGGCGGAGCGCCGCACGATGCCGCTCGCGCGCGGCAGACGCGCCGCCGTGTACGCCTCCAGGGCCCCCGGCAGGTCCGTGTCCGCCGAGCCCTCCCCGACCGCGTGGGCGAGTGTGACGGCGTCCTCGACCGCCATGCACGCGCCCTGGCCCAGGTTCGGGGTCATGGCGTGGGCGGCGTCCCCCAGGAGGGCGACCCGCCCGCGGTGGTAGGCGGGTGAGGGGTCGGGGATGTGCCAGACGTCGTTGCGCAGGACGGCGTCGGGGGCGGCGTCGGCCAGGACGGCCGGGATCGGATCGTGCCAGTGGCCGAAGCGCCGGAGGAGTTCGGCGTGCTCGTCGGAATCGGGCTGGAGCCGGAGGCTCTCGGTTGAGGGTGCAAGCCCCCGCCCTTCGCGTAGCGCCCGGGGGCGATGGCGGGAGACGGGTGGGAAGGCGGTGCCGGCGGGCAGCCAGGCCATGGCGTAGAAGTACGTGCCGCCTGCGGCGAGCGGCATCATCCCCACCAGCCCCTCCGGGCCCCAGGACTCGCTCGCCTCCGCGACGGTGACGCCCTTGGTGATCAGGCGCCAGGTCGTGGCACCGGCATAGGCGGGGCCGGGGTGGTCGGGGAACAGGTACCCGCGGCTCCGGGACCGGACGCCGTCGGCGGCCACCACCAGGTCGGCCGTCCATTCCCGGCCGTCGGCGGAGACGCGGGCGGGGCGGTCCGGACCGCCGGGATCGGTGAGTACGGCCTCGTTGGAGGTGTGGACGAGTCCGGTCACCGGGCCGCCGACGAGCAGGTCGACCAGCTCCGCCCGGGGCAGCACGACGATGGTGTCGCCGAAGCGCTTCCGCATGGCGTCCGCGCCGGTGGGCAGGATCCAGCGCCCGCGCCACGTGCGGATCCCCGCCGAGCCGATCGCCCCCCGTGCGCGGACCGCGTCGCCGAGGCCGAGGGTGTCCAGGGCGCGCAGGGCGTTGGGTGCCATGGCCAGGCCCGCGCCGACGCCCTCCAGGGTCCTGGCCCGTTCGAGGACCCGGACCCGCCAGCCGCGCCGGGTGAGGGCCCGGGCCGCGGCCAGCCCGCCGATTCCGGCTCCGATGATCACTGCCGTTCGCATGCCGACTCCGATCTCTACACCTGTAGTGCCTGTACTCTACAGGTGTAGAGATCACGGTGAAGGGTGGGGCATGCCGCAGTCGGGCACGCGGGCGGAGCTGATCGCCGCGACGGCGCTGGAGCTGATCGCCGAACGGGGGCTGCGCGGGCTCACGCACCGGGCGGTGGACGAGGCGGCGGGGCTGCCGACCGGGTCCACCTCGTACCACGCGCGCACCCGGGCGCGGCTGATCGAGGCCGCGCTGATCTGGCTGGTGGAGCAGGAGGAGGCCGAGCCCTCGCTGCGCGCGCTGCGCGAGTCCGAGGCCGGGGGCGTCCTCGACCGGGCGGCGGTGGCGGGGATGGGGGCGGACTTCCTCCACACGGCGTACACGCGCGACCGGGCGCGCTCGTTGGCCCGCTTGGAGCTGGCCCTGGAGGCCGGGCGCAGTCCCGCGCTCCGGGAGGTCTACGACCGGCTGGGGGCGAGGTTCCGGCGGATGATCACGGGGCTGTTGGCGGCGCTGGGATCGGCGGAGCCGGAGCGCCACGCCGGTGTCCTCGTCCACTGGAGCGAGGGCGTCCTCTTCGACGCGCTGGCGGGGGCGGGCGCGGCGTCGCCGCCCTCGTCGGAAGAACTGCGGGCCACCATCCTGACGCTGTTGGACGGGCTGCTGGGGGAGGAGGCGCCCCGCTGAGCGAGGGTTCCCGCTCGGTCGGCACGGTCCCGCCCTCCCCGGCGGCCGTGCGCGCGGGCCCGGTGGCGATGGCGTCCGTCATGCCCACGGCGCGCAGGGCCAGGAAGGACCGTGTGCGGCTCGCAACGGAGGGGACGATCGAGACCGCTGATGGTTGAGGGACCAAAGTCCTTTGTTCGACGGCGGTGTTGACACCGTTTCCGCGGGCGCCGTAGCGTCCCTGCCTGAGAAAGCGCTTGCTTTTTTCGGGTCGCCGTAACCGCGGTTGAAGTCGTTGCCGAAAAGCGAACCTCCGGCCCCACACCGGAGCACCGGCAGCGCCCCGCGACGCGACGGGCGACCCTCCCCCAGCCTCCCGAGGAGAGCGAATCCCCTATGAGCAGTTCGTCTGAGCACGTCAGCCCCCGCAGACGGGGAAGAGCTCGGCGCGGTAGGCGCCGAACCGCGGCCCTGGCCACGACCGCCGTCGCCACGGCCGCGGCGGGCACACTCGCCGTCGGCCTGATGGTCCTCCCCGGCGACGACACGGCCGAGACCGTGGCCGCCGAGTCGCGGGCCACGGGCTGCGAGGTCGGCTACCAGGTCACCAGCGAGTGGAACGGCGGCTTCAACGCCGAGGTCACCGTGACCAACGTGTCCGACTCCCCGGCCGAGGGCTGGGCGGTGACCTGGACCTTCGCCGACGGCCAGGAGGTCACCAACGCCTGGAACGGCGAGCACGGCCAGGACGGCTCCTCCGTCACCGTGGACAACGCCGACTGGAACGGTGAGATCGACGCCGGCGCGACGGCCGCCTTCGGCTTCCAGGCCGCCGCTCCGAACGGCGGCACCGCGCCCGCCGACGTCTCCTGCTCCTTCGGTCCCGGGACCGGCGCTCCGGCGGAGGAGCCGGGCACCGAGCCGACCGCCGAGCCGACCGAGGACGCCCCGGAGGAGCCGGCGAGCGAGTCCCCGGCGGACACCTCCACCGAGGAACCGGCGGAGGAGCCCGCGGAAGAGCCCTCCGAGGACACCGGGAACGCCGACGCGGCGGCCGACGGGCCGACGGGCTGGGCGGGCGAGAACGGCGGCACCACCGGCGGTGAAGGCGGCCCCACCGTCGCGGTCTCCTCGGGCGACGAGCTGCTCGACGCCCTGGAGCAGGACGGCCCGCGGGTCATCGAGGTCAGCGGCACGATCGAGCTGTCCGGCATGCACAGCGTCCCCTCGAACACGAGCATCATCGGTACCGACGGTGCCGAGATCACCGGGGGAGGGCTGAACCTCAGCGGGGTCGAGAACGTCGTCATCCGCAACATCGCGTTCTCGGACTGGGACGACGACGCCATCAACGTGCAGCAGGGATCGACCAACGTCTGGGTCGACCACAACAGCTTCACGAACGGCTACGACGGGGCCGTGGACATCAAGCGGGAGTCGGACTTCGTCACGGTGTCGTGGAACCATTTCTTCGACCACCGCAAGACGATGCTGCTGGGCCACTCCGACGGCCACACCGAGGACGCCGGGCACCTGCGGGTGAGCTACCACCACAACTTCCTGGACGGCTCCTTCAGCCGCCACCCGCGGGTCCGGTTCGGCGAGACCGTGCACGTGTTCAACAACTACTACGTCGACAACGACTACGGCGTCGCGTCCACGATGGACGCGGGCGTGCTGGTCGAGGGCAACTACTTCGACGGGGTCAAGGCACCCACGCACGTGGGCTACGGCGACTCAGACGACGGCCGCCTGGTGGAGCGGGACAACGTCTACGCCAACGGCTCGGGCGAGCCGGAGTCCGCGGGCAGTGTCGCACCCGTCCCCTACGACTACTCGCTCGACGCGGCCGAGGAGATCCCGTCCATCGTGCGTGCGGGGGCCGGTCCCGGGAACATCTAGGGCGTCGCGTGTTCCCCTCGTAGCGGAGGGAACCGCCGACAGGCCACCGTCCCGCTCGGATACGGGACGGTGGCCGCCTTCGTGCCGTCCCCGGCGCGCGGACGCCGCCCCGCCGCGGCGCCTGCCGAGGCCGGGACGGCGGGCGTCGTCGGCTCGACCGGCCGAGCACCCGGAGGGGCCCGGGTGTTTCACGTGAAACACCCGGGCCCCCTCTCACACCGCCAGTCCGACCGTGAGCAGGACC
This genomic interval carries:
- a CDS encoding GntR family transcriptional regulator, giving the protein MVDLPRLPDDPSKLAREPLREQIRQVLVEGLLSGRWKPGERIVERRIATELKVSQAPVREALRELETLRLIETVPNKGARVRAFGVQDMAEIYPVRAGLELVAAQLAAPRLAEDASRLEHEVEALKRATALGDVSEQIRHSVEFHREVVRAADNSVLLHTWESLGVEVWTALSVRWLDMRLHAKAADHDQITRAFREGDPRVGQMLSDHVLNYVEAALKSHGGAG
- a CDS encoding FAD-dependent monooxygenase, encoding MRTAVIIGAGIGGLAAARALTRRGWRVRVLERARTLEGVGAGLAMAPNALRALDTLGLGDAVRARGAIGSAGIRTWRGRWILPTGADAMRKRFGDTIVVLPRAELVDLLVGGPVTGLVHTSNEAVLTDPGGPDRPARVSADGREWTADLVVAADGVRSRSRGYLFPDHPGPAYAGATTWRLITKGVTVAEASESWGPEGLVGMMPLAAGGTYFYAMAWLPAGTAFPPVSRHRPRALREGRGLAPSTESLRLQPDSDEHAELLRRFGHWHDPIPAVLADAAPDAVLRNDVWHIPDPSPAYHRGRVALLGDAAHAMTPNLGQGACMAVEDAVTLAHAVGEGSADTDLPGALEAYTAARLPRASGIVRRSAAVGRMSALRHPAARALRDTGIRLVGRVAPSLFYGPADAAFGWRPPTD
- a CDS encoding TetR/AcrR family transcriptional regulator; the encoded protein is MPQSGTRAELIAATALELIAERGLRGLTHRAVDEAAGLPTGSTSYHARTRARLIEAALIWLVEQEEAEPSLRALRESEAGGVLDRAAVAGMGADFLHTAYTRDRARSLARLELALEAGRSPALREVYDRLGARFRRMITGLLAALGSAEPERHAGVLVHWSEGVLFDALAGAGAASPPSSEELRATILTLLDGLLGEEAPR
- a CDS encoding phosphatase PAP2 family protein, with translation MRAVTWPSVSEIAWGLASDRIAIMLAVALIVMTMLAAGPLHPVDNFLNELPRPFFDLLREPLIFWPDTVASRMVALPVLGVTAVQLAYWHRSWRPIVLSAVGVFGMMSFVSVIKLASSRGHAKNYDPDFFAGPGNVAFPSGHGANAILIYGLVLFLIIRFGAARPHVIRGLAFCIVGIALLQATVSIYLHFHWFTDLVAGMIAGGFALRVTIRLDRMFPHGRTVEWWPWYGEGDRAADDR
- a CDS encoding alpha-ketoacid dehydrogenase subunit beta — encoded protein: MSVITYRQALRDTLRAEMVRDENVLVMGEEIGVFEGSYKITEGLLKEFGPRRVKDTPIAEEGFVGAAIGAAMLGLRPVVELMTINFSLIAIDQIINHAAKIYGMFGGQTSVPMVIRTPGGGGQQLGATHSQNIELFYSFIPGLKVMAPSTPAEASSMLRAAIRDDDPVLFLENLGLYNSKGEVPEGYAEPSNDTVATIGRAGVTREGSDITLIGYSRMAMVATQVAEKLAEEDISVEVVDLRSLRPLDRQTFVDSVKKTGAAVICEDDWLTYGIGAEIAASIQEGAFDYLDAPVRRVAMAEVPMPYAKPLETAALPSVESISTAIKETLSAVGKRVG
- the pdhA gene encoding pyruvate dehydrogenase (acetyl-transferring) E1 component subunit alpha codes for the protein MADTAKPKGGTARASTSRRRGRKDTSPGLGDEKPEVLLDYYRQMVFVRQFEQRTGQAYTQARIGGYCHLNLGEEATVIGLMTALQERDYLFTNYRDHGYAIGKGMDPKRVMAELYGRSDGVSKGWGGSMHMYDTETRMLGGYGIVGGQLPLATGAALAISYRGGDEVVMCQMGDGTTNIGAWHESLNIAKLWNLPIVFVVINNFTGMGTTVEMSSAEPELYKRGAAFRIEGERVDGRDVLAVRDTASRLIERARTEQTPFLLEAWSYRQKGHSVVDPAKYRTEEQRDEAKADENDPIHLFGEKLAKAGLLTDELRDEIAASVKAEVAEAADFAENSPHPDVSTLFDYTYASPVPNESRRMPADPVFAE
- a CDS encoding cellulose binding domain-containing protein, which produces MSSSSEHVSPRRRGRARRGRRRTAALATTAVATAAAGTLAVGLMVLPGDDTAETVAAESRATGCEVGYQVTSEWNGGFNAEVTVTNVSDSPAEGWAVTWTFADGQEVTNAWNGEHGQDGSSVTVDNADWNGEIDAGATAAFGFQAAAPNGGTAPADVSCSFGPGTGAPAEEPGTEPTAEPTEDAPEEPASESPADTSTEEPAEEPAEEPSEDTGNADAAADGPTGWAGENGGTTGGEGGPTVAVSSGDELLDALEQDGPRVIEVSGTIELSGMHSVPSNTSIIGTDGAEITGGGLNLSGVENVVIRNIAFSDWDDDAINVQQGSTNVWVDHNSFTNGYDGAVDIKRESDFVTVSWNHFFDHRKTMLLGHSDGHTEDAGHLRVSYHHNFLDGSFSRHPRVRFGETVHVFNNYYVDNDYGVASTMDAGVLVEGNYFDGVKAPTHVGYGDSDDGRLVERDNVYANGSGEPESAGSVAPVPYDYSLDAAEEIPSIVRAGAGPGNI